A part of Paenibacillus sp. sptzw28 genomic DNA contains:
- a CDS encoding zinc-binding dehydrogenase, with protein sequence MVYLKELMEKGRLKPVIDRSYPLEQTANAHKYVDEGHKRGNVVITLG encoded by the coding sequence CTGGTTTACCTGAAAGAGCTAATGGAGAAGGGCCGGCTGAAACCGGTTATCGATCGCTCCTATCCGTTGGAGCAAACGGCCAACGCCCACAAATATGTCGATGAAGGACATAAGAGGGGAAATGTAGTTATAACTTTGGGGTGA
- a CDS encoding ATP-binding cassette domain-containing protein, translating into MIEFRNVSKTYMKRSAINNISLTVPLGKIIGIVGENGSGKSTILKLIAGLSYPTSGSVTVGGQTANRRISKLVSFLPEQDSFYSLFTVSEALAFQASQFADFNTAKAEEIMMYMQLEPDKKIRDLSTGNRGRLKIVLTLAREVP; encoded by the coding sequence GTGATCGAGTTTAGAAACGTTTCCAAGACGTACATGAAGCGTTCCGCGATTAATAACATTTCATTGACTGTGCCCCTCGGCAAAATCATAGGCATTGTCGGTGAGAATGGAAGTGGAAAGTCAACAATATTGAAGCTTATTGCGGGACTCTCCTATCCGACCAGCGGATCGGTTACCGTAGGTGGACAGACTGCGAACCGTCGAATCAGTAAACTTGTTTCTTTCTTGCCGGAGCAGGATTCTTTCTACTCACTATTTACAGTAAGTGAAGCGCTGGCATTTCAGGCTTCGCAGTTTGCTGACTTCAACACCGCCAAGGCTGAAGAAATTATGATGTATATGCAGCTGGAACCGGATAAGAAGATCAGAGACCTCTCAACGGGAAATCGCGGCCGATTAAAAATCGTGCTTACTCTGGCCAGAGAAGTACCTTAA
- a CDS encoding GntR family transcriptional regulator: MADRINRKIVSKELKAGEKLQSVRDMALAYNVNPNTIQRTYSELEREGILETRRGQGTFVTEQEDRLIRLRQNLKEEQILTFVHVMQEMGYSQHEIISGLQDHLNKMVKGDA, from the coding sequence TTGGCAGACCGTATTAACCGGAAGATTGTAAGTAAAGAGCTAAAGGCAGGCGAGAAGCTTCAATCTGTCCGCGATATGGCGTTAGCCTACAATGTGAACCCGAATACAATTCAGCGTACTTACAGTGAGCTGGAGCGCGAGGGCATTCTGGAAACGAGAAGAGGTCAAGGTACATTCGTCACAGAACAAGAGGACCGACTGATCCGGCTGCGTCAGAATTTGAAAGAGGAGCAGATCCTCACGTTTGTACACGTCATGCAGGAAATGGGATACAGCCAGCATGAAATCATCTCGGGACTACAAGACCATTTAAACAAAATGGTTAAGGGAGATGCATAG